In a single window of the Bacteroidales bacterium genome:
- the gltX gene encoding glutamate--tRNA ligase: protein MVRVRFAPSPTGPLHIGGVRTALYNYFFARKHHGVFILRIEDTDQQRYVPGAEEYIIESLTWCGIKFDEGPHLGGPYAPYKQSERKEIYRQYVDYLVQQGFAYYAFETPEELEELRKNYQERNLTFQYDCRTRKNLKNSLALPEKIWKTWINEGKPYVIRFKIPEHKNIIFEDLIRGKIEVSSNQLDDKVLFKSDGMPTYHLANVVDDHLMGITHVIRGEEWLPSAPLHVLMYEAFNWEMPAFAHLPLLLKPDGQGKLSKRDGDRLGFPVFPLAWRDPFTGEEIRGYREDGYLPDALVNFLALLGWNPGNDKELMSMEEMIELFSLDRISKSGAHFDLQKAKWFNKQYLNLKDNEELLPFLQNYYHQHHQLQLEPEILKIVISLMKERSDTLIDLAEKSLFFFKAPTTYNIKVFEKYVFQSYDEILLITINKLKETKWNESEIDQTLQTILKEYQISTGKFFNILRLAIVGDSYGPHLASILHLIGQAETISRIEKFIQNTKNKP, encoded by the coding sequence ATGGTACGTGTTAGATTTGCTCCTAGTCCTACAGGACCTTTACACATTGGTGGTGTACGAACAGCCCTTTACAACTATTTTTTTGCACGTAAACATCACGGTGTTTTCATCTTAAGAATTGAAGATACGGATCAACAACGATATGTCCCTGGTGCTGAGGAATATATTATAGAGAGTCTTACATGGTGTGGTATTAAATTCGACGAAGGTCCTCATTTGGGTGGTCCTTATGCTCCATACAAACAAAGCGAAAGAAAAGAAATTTACAGACAATATGTAGACTATCTCGTACAACAAGGTTTTGCATATTATGCTTTTGAAACTCCAGAAGAACTCGAAGAATTGCGCAAAAACTATCAAGAAAGGAATCTTACTTTTCAATACGATTGTCGAACACGAAAAAATCTTAAAAATTCTTTGGCTTTACCAGAAAAAATATGGAAAACATGGATTAATGAAGGAAAACCTTATGTGATACGCTTTAAAATCCCCGAACATAAGAATATCATTTTCGAAGATCTCATCAGAGGAAAAATTGAAGTTAGTTCAAATCAGCTCGACGATAAAGTCCTTTTTAAGAGTGACGGCATGCCAACGTATCATCTTGCAAATGTAGTGGATGACCATTTAATGGGCATAACCCATGTTATTCGAGGAGAAGAATGGCTACCATCAGCACCTTTACACGTTCTTATGTACGAAGCTTTTAATTGGGAAATGCCTGCCTTTGCTCATCTGCCTTTGCTACTCAAGCCTGATGGACAAGGAAAACTCAGTAAACGCGACGGCGACAGACTTGGTTTTCCTGTTTTTCCCCTTGCATGGCGAGATCCCTTCACGGGTGAAGAAATCAGAGGTTACCGCGAAGATGGATATCTTCCAGATGCACTGGTCAATTTTCTTGCTTTGCTTGGCTGGAACCCCGGCAACGATAAAGAACTCATGAGTATGGAAGAAATGATCGAACTCTTTTCACTTGACCGTATTAGCAAAAGCGGTGCTCATTTCGATCTACAAAAAGCCAAATGGTTTAATAAGCAATACCTGAACCTCAAAGACAACGAAGAACTCTTGCCTTTTCTACAAAATTACTATCACCAACATCATCAATTACAGCTCGAGCCCGAAATTCTCAAAATCGTCATCTCACTCATGAAGGAAAGATCTGATACTCTCATCGACCTAGCTGAAAAATCTCTTTTCTTTTTTAAAGCACCAACTACCTATAACATTAAAGTTTTTGAGAAATATGTTTTCCAATCTTATGATGAAATACTGTTGATTACAATAAATAAACTTAAGGAGACAAAGTGGAACGAAAGCGAAATAGATCAAACTTTACAAACTATCTTGAAAGAATATCAAATTTCAACGGGAAAATTCTTTAATATTTTAAGACTTGCCATCGTAGGTGACTCATATGGACCGCACCTAGCATCTATATTGCACTTAATAGGCCAAGCTGAAACCATATCTCGAATTGAAAAATTTATCCAAAACACAAAAAATAAACCTTAA